One Rissa tridactyla isolate bRisTri1 chromosome 4, bRisTri1.patW.cur.20221130, whole genome shotgun sequence DNA window includes the following coding sequences:
- the CALCA gene encoding calcitonin, translated as MVMLKISSFLAVYALVVCQMDSFQAAPVRPGLESVADRVTLSDYEARRLLNALVKEFVQMTAEELEQASEGNSLDRPISKRCASLSTCVLGKLSQELHKLQTYPRTDVGAGTPGKKRNVLSDLEHERYANYGEPLGNN; from the exons ATGGTTATGCTGAAGATTTCATCTTTCCTTGCTGTTTATGCCTTGGTTGTGTGCCAGATGGATAGCTTCCAGGCAGCCCCAGTCAG ACCTGGCTTGGAGTCCGTAGCAGACCGAGTGACGCTCAGCGATTATGAAGCGCGGAGGTTATTAAATGCGCTGGTGAAAGAGTTCGTACAGATGACGGCGGAAGAGCTGGAGCAAGCCTCTGAGGGGAACAG ccTGGATAGACCTATTTCCAAACGCTGTGCCAGTCTGAGTACTTGTGTGCTGGGCAAACTGTCTCAAGAATTGCACAAATTGCAAACTTACCCTCGCACTGACGTCGGGGCTGGAACTCCTGGCAAGAAACGAAATGTGCTGAGTGACCTGGAACACGAACGCTATGCAAACTATGGGGAACCCCTAGGAAACAACTAG